The Methylacidimicrobium sp. B4 genome contains a region encoding:
- a CDS encoding ATP-binding protein, whose amino-acid sequence MARRTAKLDKAGVPREPCGLSVADCLGAERIQGFCTIAGWMHQMLDQMFEGMLVLGAALSIEIANRAAAGIFGYLPGELLGRPLASLLHTPEQTVIPSVDFPHRPSRTLSFTTGRHEALGRRKNGDIFPLELSVSQSLVEGRPALTILVRDLTERRALERALFDAEARERLRIGQDIHDSLCQMLIGVHYQAELLQSKLCERSVPEAALAARIGELVREASGCARALAQGLMPLAISPAQLPQALGDLARKSEEDSGVSCRFALIGQPALRDADTAIHLYQIAQESLHNAIRHGKPRHVEILLGGGDESVYLRIADDGEGMRPKAASASGLGLRSMRYRAGLIGGVIRFESKPKGGVIVLCTVPSAPRGNKKKGVAGNERDQRQVGPA is encoded by the coding sequence ATGGCACGAAGGACCGCGAAGCTCGACAAGGCCGGTGTTCCCCGTGAGCCCTGCGGCCTTTCCGTCGCCGACTGCCTGGGAGCTGAACGGATCCAGGGCTTTTGCACCATCGCGGGATGGATGCATCAGATGCTCGACCAGATGTTCGAGGGGATGCTCGTTCTCGGCGCCGCGCTCTCGATCGAAATCGCCAACCGCGCGGCCGCGGGCATCTTTGGCTATCTCCCGGGCGAGCTTCTCGGGCGACCGCTGGCTTCGCTCTTGCACACGCCAGAGCAGACCGTCATCCCCTCGGTCGACTTCCCGCATCGCCCGTCCAGGACTCTCTCCTTCACGACGGGCCGTCACGAGGCTCTCGGACGAAGAAAGAACGGAGACATCTTTCCCCTGGAGTTGTCGGTCAGCCAGTCGCTCGTGGAAGGGCGTCCTGCGCTCACCATTCTCGTACGGGACCTGACCGAGCGGAGAGCCCTGGAACGGGCTCTCTTCGATGCCGAAGCCCGGGAACGGCTACGGATCGGGCAAGACATCCATGACAGCCTCTGCCAGATGCTGATTGGAGTTCACTACCAGGCGGAGCTCCTGCAATCGAAGCTTTGCGAGCGCTCCGTTCCCGAAGCGGCCCTCGCCGCGCGGATCGGCGAGCTCGTCCGGGAGGCGAGCGGCTGCGCGCGCGCCCTCGCGCAGGGGCTCATGCCGCTGGCGATCTCCCCCGCCCAGCTGCCGCAGGCGCTCGGCGATCTGGCTCGGAAGAGCGAAGAGGATTCGGGGGTCTCCTGCCGCTTCGCGCTGATCGGCCAGCCGGCCCTTCGGGATGCGGACACGGCCATCCACCTCTACCAGATCGCCCAGGAGTCGCTCCACAATGCGATTCGGCATGGGAAGCCGCGCCACGTCGAAATTCTTTTGGGCGGGGGGGACGAGTCCGTTTATCTTCGCATCGCGGACGACGGAGAGGGGATGCGACCGAAGGCCGCGTCGGCTTCCGGTCTCGGGCTACGTTCGATGCGATACCGCGCCGGATTGATCGGAGGCGTGATCCGCTTCGAATCGAAACCCAAGGGAGGAGTGATCGTCCTTTGCACGGTTCCTTCCGCCCCGAGGGGAAACAAGAAAAAAGGGGTAGCTGGAAATGAAAGAGACCAGAGGCAAGTCGGGCCAGCCTAG
- a CDS encoding response regulator transcription factor gives MKETRGKSGQPRKVLIVDDHALVSEGIAQLIGAKGGLTVCGTAATAHEGFDLVGKTKPDLVIVDLSLPGKSGLELIKDVHAAYPEVAILALSMHEESLYAERALRAGARGYLMKSEGGQKLLEGIQRVLEGGIFVSNSVATRVLERFSGRRATPTLSPVESLSDREFEVFLLIGRGLGTRQIADQLHLSIKTVEAYRGSLKEKLKLASGPELVHYAISWQQSQAVPSA, from the coding sequence ATGAAAGAGACCAGAGGCAAGTCGGGCCAGCCTAGGAAGGTCCTGATCGTCGACGACCACGCGCTGGTGAGCGAAGGGATCGCACAGCTCATCGGAGCCAAGGGAGGGCTCACGGTCTGCGGAACGGCGGCGACCGCCCATGAAGGCTTCGACCTGGTCGGGAAGACGAAGCCCGATCTGGTCATCGTCGACCTCTCCCTGCCGGGAAAGAGCGGGCTGGAGCTCATCAAGGACGTCCACGCCGCCTATCCCGAAGTGGCGATCCTGGCGCTTTCGATGCACGAGGAGTCGCTCTATGCGGAGCGGGCGCTCCGGGCGGGGGCGAGAGGCTATCTCATGAAGAGCGAGGGGGGCCAAAAGCTCCTCGAAGGCATTCAACGAGTGCTCGAAGGCGGCATCTTCGTCAGCAACTCGGTCGCCACCCGCGTCCTCGAGCGCTTTTCCGGCCGGCGGGCCACGCCGACGCTCTCCCCGGTCGAGTCGCTGAGCGACCGGGAGTTCGAGGTCTTCCTCTTGATCGGACGGGGCCTGGGAACCCGGCAGATCGCCGATCAGCTCCACCTGAGCATCAAGACCGTGGAAGCCTATCGGGGCAGCCTCAAGGAAAAGCTCAAGCTTGCCTCGGGACCCGAGCTCGTCCATTACGCGATTTCCTGGCAACAGTCCCAGGCGGTCCCCAGCGCTTGA